A stretch of Ursus arctos isolate Adak ecotype North America unplaced genomic scaffold, UrsArc2.0 scaffold_4, whole genome shotgun sequence DNA encodes these proteins:
- the GPR160 gene encoding probable G-protein coupled receptor 160 has protein sequence MTALSSENCSFQYQLHQANQPLDGNCLLFLIILGKILLNILTLGMRRKIIYQNFMEYFCISLAFIDLLLLVNISIIFYFRDFVLLGIRFTKYHICLFTQIISFTYGFLHYPVFLTACIDYYLNFSKTTKLAFKCQKLFYFFIVILIWISVLAYVLGDPAVYHSLKAHSIYSYQCPFYSSTQSYWLSFAMVGILFMAFLTSWSEVTALVQAVRMTSYMNETILYFPFSSHCSYTLSSKKTLLPKFIICFLGTWLPFVLLQVIILLLKVQIPAYIEMNIPWLYFVNSFLIATVYWFNCHKLNSGDIALPVDPFVSWKCCFIPLTIHNLEQSEKPISIIIC, from the coding sequence ATGACTGCTCTTTCTTCAGAGAACTGCTCTTTTCAGTACCAGTTACATCAAGCAAATCAGCCTCTAGATGGTAACTGTCTGCTATTCTTGATTATACTTGggaaaatattactgaatatCCTCACACtaggaatgagaagaaaaatcatcTACCAgaattttatggaatatttttgcatttcaCTAGCATTCATTGATCTTTTACTTTTAGTAAACATTTCCATTATATTCTATTTCAGGGATTTTGTGCTTTTAGGCATTAGGTTTACTAAATACCACATCTGCCTATTTactcaaattatttctttcacttacGGCTTTCTGCATTATCCAGTTTTCCTGACAGCTTGTATAGATTATTACCTGAATTTCTCTAAAACCACAAAGCTTGCATTTAAgtgtcaaaaattattttatttctttatagtaattttaatttggatttcagTCCTTGCTTACGTTTTGGGAGATCCAGCTGTCTACCACAGCCTGAAGGCACACAGTATTTATTCTTACCAGTGTCCTTTCTACAGTAGCACTCAGAGTTACTGGCTGTCATTTGCCATGGTGGGGATTTTATTTATGGCTTTTCTAACCTCTTGGTCAGAAGTTACTGCTTTGGTACAGGCTGTTAGGATGACTTCCTATATGAATGAGACTATcctatattttcccttttcatcCCACTGTAGTTACACTTTGAGCTCTAAAAAAACACTCTTGCCCAAGTTCATTATCTGTTTTCTCGGTACCTGGTTACCATTTGTACTACTTCAAGTAATTATCCTTTTACTTAAAGTACAGATTCCAGCATATATTGAGATGAACATTCCGTGGTTGTACTTCGTCAATAGCTTTCTCATTGCTACAGTTTATTGGTTTAATTGTCACAAGCTTAATTCAGGAGACATTGCATTACCTGTGGATCCATTCGTCAGCTGGAAATGCTGCTTCATTCCACTTACAATTCATAATCTTGAGCAAAGTGAAAAGCCTATATcaataataatttgttaa